GCCGCGTCCGTAACAAGCGGACCTAACACATAAAAAGGCGCGCCGTGGCAGATGGTCTTTTGTAGTTTGACGTTCGCTTCTATCTGGTCCATGGCCACATGTCCCGGCCCTTCTATCATGACCTGGACACCCCGCTCGAAAGCCTGTTTCTGCTGGTCCCCCAGGACCAACAATTCGTGTATCTGCAATCTATCCGTAGCGTCAGCGATCGCCCCCGGCCTAAGGCTATCACCCAGGCTCAATGTCACGTTATGCTTCCGGGCGATCTTGATAACATCGTCGAATCTCGACCGAAAAGGATTCTCGCGCCTATTGGTCTTCATCCAGGACGCTATCATAGCGCCACCGCGACTCACTATGTTCAATATACGTGACTTAGGGGAAATATGTCCGATGGCCTCGTACGTTATCCCGGAATGTATCGTGAAGAAATCCACACCTTCAGAAGCCTGTTTTTCCAGTATCTCGATAAAATCGTCCTCTTTAAGGGAGAGGAATTTTTTATTACCATCACAGGCCAACTCATATACCGGGACGGTCCCCAGAGGCAGCGGGCACTCAGCCAATATCTTTTTCCTGAGCTTTCCCAGTAAGGGGCCAAGGGACAGGTCCATAAGGGCATCCGCGCCTGCCTGGACGGCGGCCTCCATCTTCTTCATCTCTTCGTTTATGCCGGAATACCCAGGCGACATGCCTATGTTAGCGTTGACCTTGGTCCGCAGGCCCTTACCAATAGCGCATGGCCTGGACATATCCCTGTTATTGTTGGCCGGCGCTACGATAATACCGGAACTTATCCCCTGTTCTATATGGCTGGACGGGACATCCTCCGAACCAGAACATTTTCTGACAATATCGCGTTTTATTTTCATTCTGCTGTGTCCATTCCCGGCCGTAAGGCCGGCGCGCGCTGTTATTTACCTTTTATCATCTCTATGCCCTTAACCGCGGCTTTTTCGATCTCGTAAAGTTTGAAACGGAACTTCTTGAATTTCTGCGACAATTCCTGGTCAAAGAGCTTAAGCACTTCTTCCAGCACCCTGAGTGACTCTTTTCCCCTCTGGGTATTGGCCAGGAATAAGTCGACCAGATTCTCCCTTATTTTCTCCGACTCGCTGGACCTTATCCCGACATCATTCAAGTTCCTGGAGGACACCAGCTCTTCCAGGTGCTCTTTCCTCAGGTCCTTTATGGCATTGAAGACATCATGCCTGAGATCCTTCAATTTACGCGTAAGTGTTTCATTATCCGAAGAGAACCTCAGTATATCCTCGCACACCCTGATCCCTTCGGTCACCCGATTAAGGTTCGCGTCGATTATACGATAGACCCCTTTATCTATTTTCTTGTCCCCGGCCATTACTTACCTTTCTCCTTTGATATCCTTGATCATACGCGTAGTGGAAAATCCTTCCAAGTATGGTATGACCCTTACCATGCCGCCATTCTTTTTCACGAACTCGCCTCCAACGATATCATTTTCTTTCCAGTCCCCGCCCTTAAAAATGATATCCGGAACAATGTACTTTATAATATCTTCCGGCGTATCTTCCCCGAATGATGTTACCAGGTCAACAGCTTCAAGCGCCGCCAGCATTTCCATGCGCGCGTCACAGGGGTTCACGGGCCTGTCGGGCCCCTTTATCCTTTTCACGGAATTGTCGGTATTTACGGCCACAATAAGCCTGTCACAATACCCTTTAGCTTCGGCAAGATACCTCGCGTGCCCCCGGTGCAAGATGTCAAAACACCCGTTCGTGAACCCGACCTTACTACCGGAAGCCTTTAAAGATATGACCTCCCGCTTCAGTTCTTCTTTTTCTCTGATCTTATCGGTGTACATCACCAGCCATCTCTTCCACTATCTTGCATATTATATGGATAACGGCGGAGTGCACTTCCTGTATCCGGCCGGTAACCCTGGACGGCACTACTATAGGCATATCACACATCCCGGCAAGCTCTCCACCCGTACCGCCCGTAAGAGCTATGGTCACCATTTTCCTGTTCTTTGCGGAACGGACTGCTTCGATAATATTAGGCGACTTACCACTTGTTGATATCGCCACAGCCACATCCCCTTCTTCCCCGAACGCCTCTATCTGCCTGCTGAATATCCTTGAAAAGTCGTAATCATTGCCTGTAGCAGTTATGGCCGAACAATCCGATGCCAGGCAGATACAGGGCAATGCCCTTCTTTCCTTTTCGAACCGCACCACAAGTTCCGCGGCCATATGCTGGCTGTCCGCTGCGCTGCCGCCATTGCCGAACACGACCACTTTCCTGCCATGATCATACGCTTCTGCTATGGCTTCGGCCGCCCGCGCCACTATGGAGACATTCTTGTCGGAGGACAGGAATTTTTCCTTGGCGTCAATACTTTCCCTGAGGATATCCCTCACAAGGCTTTTAGCGTCCATTACGGCCTCTTCTTTCTACCTGGATTCCCTGTACGGTATCTCTGGCTCACCACTTTCCAGCGGTTCGGCCGCGCGTTCAGCCTTCATGATCTTTTTCACATGCATTTTAATGTTGATCTTTTCTTCGATCCCAAGCATGTTCTTGACGCTGCTTTTCACGGCCATCTGCACACGTTCTGTAATATCCGGTATATTTGCCGCCGAGGCCATGGATACGGACATAATTATATCGATGCCTTTCCTGTTTATGTCCACCCTTGCCCCGACCTCTTTAATGTCCGGCACATTCCTCGTCACCTTAAGGATATAATCCTCGATGGCCGCCAATGAGACTGTCACCTCGCCGTCCGCGTTCTGGAAGGACACTATCCTGTTCTTCCTTATCTTCTTTGACAACCTGTACGGCGCCATTATCCCTATTACCACAAAGATCGCGCCGACCGATGCCGCGCCAACCTGATAATTGATGTCGCCCTTTATGAGAGATGCCACATCTGTTACCATTTCGGGGGTCAAAAGACCCAAAGAAAGCGCTATTATCGACGCTCCAACGGTCACCATCGCTATCAGATACAACAATACGAGTATTTTCCTGATAAATACCATCACGCCCTCCTTATTAGACCATAAAATTGGCTATACCGGCCGCGCGGAACTTATCTTCCGGCTAATCTTTCTTCGGAAAGAATTTTTCCACAAAATGTGTCGAAAACTTACCTTTTTGAAAGTCAGGGTTGAGTAGAACTTTCTTATGGAACTCTACAGTGGTCTTGATAGGCGCCACAAGGAACTCGTCCAAGGCCCGTTGCATCGTCTTTATGGCCTGCTCCCTGTCCTTACCATAAGTAATGAGCTTGGCCATCATAGAATCGTAAAATGGGGGTATCTCATACCCGGAATACACATGGGTATCTACCCTGACACCCGGTCCGCCGGGTATACTGAGAGCCTCTATCTTTCCCGGGGACGGCCGGAAATCCGCGTCCGGATCCTCGGCATTTATCCGGCACTCCAGCGCCCATCCTTTTATTTTTATATCTTCCTGCTTACAGCTTAACTTATGCCCCATCGCCACCCGGATCTGTTCCTTGATAAGGTCCAGCCCGGTGACCATTTCCGTGACCGGATGCTCCACCTGTATACGGGTGTTCATCTCCATGAAGTAGAAATCGTCCCCGTCAACAAGGAACTCGACCGTACCGGCACCACGGTATCCGACCGCCTGTGCGGCCTTAACGGCTATCCCCCCCATCTTTTTGCGCATAGCCGCGCTAAGATAGGGAGAAGGCGCCTCTTCTATAAGTTTCTGGTGCCTTCTTTGTATAGTACAATCCCTTTCTCCGAGATGCACCACATTGCCTCTCTCATCAGCCATTATCTGGAACTCTATATGCCGCGGAGCCCCTATGTATTTTTCCATATACACGGCCGGATTCCCGAAAGCCGCTTCAGCTTCCGCTTTCGCCGTCAGGAAAGCGCTCACAAGGCTCACATCGTTATGGCAGATCCTCATTCCCTTACCGCCGCCGCCTGCCGAGGCCTTTATTATCACCGGGTACCCTATTTTCTTCGCCTCTCGTAACGCGTCTTCTTTTGTGTTGATAAGTCCTTCGCTGCCCGGAGTTACCGGTACCCCAGCATTTTTCATCGTGGTCTTTGCCGTCATTTTATCCCCCATGAGCCGCATGTTCTCGGGGGACGGACCAATGAACTTGATCTTACAGGATTCGCATATTTCCGCGAAGTGAGCGTTCTCCGCCAGGAACCCATATCCCGGGTGTATCGCCTCAACATCCGTTATTTCGGCGGCGCTTATTATAGCCGGTATGTTAAGATAACTGTTCGAAGGCTGTGCCTTGCCAATGCAGACCGCCTCGTCGGCAAAACGCACGTGTAAAGAATTACTGTCGGCCTGGGAATAGACAGCAACTGTCCTTATGCCCATTTCCTTGCAGGCCCTTATTATGCGCAGGGCTATTTCCCCGCGATTTGCTATGAGTATTTTTGAAAACATGATCCTTT
This genomic stretch from Candidatus Omnitrophota bacterium harbors:
- the thiC gene encoding phosphomethylpyrimidine synthase ThiC: MKIKRDIVRKCSGSEDVPSSHIEQGISSGIIVAPANNNRDMSRPCAIGKGLRTKVNANIGMSPGYSGINEEMKKMEAAVQAGADALMDLSLGPLLGKLRKKILAECPLPLGTVPVYELACDGNKKFLSLKEDDFIEILEKQASEGVDFFTIHSGITYEAIGHISPKSRILNIVSRGGAMIASWMKTNRRENPFRSRFDDVIKIARKHNVTLSLGDSLRPGAIADATDRLQIHELLVLGDQQKQAFERGVQVMIEGPGHVAMDQIEANVKLQKTICHGAPFYVLGPLVTDAAPGYDHIVGAIGGALAAWHGADFLCYVTPAEHLRLPGIEDVRQGVIASRIAAHAADIVKGLPSAIKRDRDISMARAKRDWDTQFKLAIDKDLPAKVRKGSHPKVKDICTMCSEYCSIKVTEDTFLKKGDKKNGLSAEKGRR
- a CDS encoding thiamine-phosphate pyrophosphorylase: MAGDKKIDKGVYRIIDANLNRVTEGIRVCEDILRFSSDNETLTRKLKDLRHDVFNAIKDLRKEHLEELVSSRNLNDVGIRSSESEKIRENLVDLFLANTQRGKESLRVLEEVLKLFDQELSQKFKKFRFKLYEIEKAAVKGIEMIKGK
- the rfaE2 gene encoding D-glycero-beta-D-manno-heptose 1-phosphate adenylyltransferase, which gives rise to MYTDKIREKEELKREVISLKASGSKVGFTNGCFDILHRGHARYLAEAKGYCDRLIVAVNTDNSVKRIKGPDRPVNPCDARMEMLAALEAVDLVTSFGEDTPEDIIKYIVPDIIFKGGDWKENDIVGGEFVKKNGGMVRVIPYLEGFSTTRMIKDIKGER
- a CDS encoding SIS domain-containing protein, producing MDAKSLVRDILRESIDAKEKFLSSDKNVSIVARAAEAIAEAYDHGRKVVVFGNGGSAADSQHMAAELVVRFEKERRALPCICLASDCSAITATGNDYDFSRIFSRQIEAFGEEGDVAVAISTSGKSPNIIEAVRSAKNRKMVTIALTGGTGGELAGMCDMPIVVPSRVTGRIQEVHSAVIHIICKIVEEMAGDVHR
- the amaP gene encoding alkaline shock response membrane anchor protein AmaP, coding for MVFIRKILVLLYLIAMVTVGASIIALSLGLLTPEMVTDVASLIKGDINYQVGAASVGAIFVVIGIMAPYRLSKKIRKNRIVSFQNADGEVTVSLAAIEDYILKVTRNVPDIKEVGARVDINRKGIDIIMSVSMASAANIPDITERVQMAVKSSVKNMLGIEEKINIKMHVKKIMKAERAAEPLESGEPEIPYRESR
- the accC gene encoding acetyl-CoA carboxylase biotin carboxylase subunit → MFSKILIANRGEIALRIIRACKEMGIRTVAVYSQADSNSLHVRFADEAVCIGKAQPSNSYLNIPAIISAAEITDVEAIHPGYGFLAENAHFAEICESCKIKFIGPSPENMRLMGDKMTAKTTMKNAGVPVTPGSEGLINTKEDALREAKKIGYPVIIKASAGGGGKGMRICHNDVSLVSAFLTAKAEAEAAFGNPAVYMEKYIGAPRHIEFQIMADERGNVVHLGERDCTIQRRHQKLIEEAPSPYLSAAMRKKMGGIAVKAAQAVGYRGAGTVEFLVDGDDFYFMEMNTRIQVEHPVTEMVTGLDLIKEQIRVAMGHKLSCKQEDIKIKGWALECRINAEDPDADFRPSPGKIEALSIPGGPGVRVDTHVYSGYEIPPFYDSMMAKLITYGKDREQAIKTMQRALDEFLVAPIKTTVEFHKKVLLNPDFQKGKFSTHFVEKFFPKKD